TTTCATAatctttaaaatattcatacagATGTTTCATTTCTCTACATTCAGAAAATCTACAATTAtaattcaataaaaaaaacaaggatTATATTTACTAAAATCGTAATATTTAACAAACTTGGCTGTACTATTAGTTTGTTTCATTAAttcatctttatttttatgaaaatcttttttaattaaatccctattaatattaatatttgcATCAATAAGTTTAACAACTTCAGGTacatcaaaaatattttcctccgttttattatatattttacttaGTTCATCATACATCCAAAAATTTAGATACAAACATTGATCTTTATggcttttatttcttatattATCAAGTTCCggtaattttgttaaatttcttaatacttttatacaaatatttttaattttattgtcAGAATTTGATAAATTATCACAATGAGTACTCTTGTATGTATTGTCATCAGCATCTTTTCTCAATTCTTCATATATTTGGAAAGAGGGGAGCTCTTCTAGAACCCTTTCCTGTAAAATAAGAATATAAAATGtggtataaatttttttatttcaatgaATTTTCTATTGCTCAGAagaaaaatagaataataaaatagtgaaattaaaaaagaaaaatctatattatttaatgaaaaaacgtacatattcactttttatattGGTAAAGCTCTTGTCATAGCTATTTGATATAGCAGGTCTtctcaaattattttct
The Plasmodium cynomolgi strain B DNA, scaffold: 0919, whole genome shotgun sequence genome window above contains:
- a CDS encoding CYIR protein (putative;~vir-type antigen) — translated: MKHLNELKNHLKNIFSGWDSICKSTASGEKTNFFRILELYDDIEENIKKKCSINNEKDCTRNFIECAPIEVLQNKKILYDFLQYYIYPNEEWSKIEENEKKEYCKYITHIFELYHKLYEEDSQWGLSRRYENELILFRSTFKKDDELSSLKLKCNIDNSLIKSFKDVKTTDMLAENNLRRPAISNSYDKSFTNIKSEYERVLEELPSFQIYEELRKDADDNTYKSTHCDNLSNSDNKIKNICIKVLRNLTKLPELDNIRNKSHKDQCLYLNFWMYDELSKIYNKTEENIFDVPEVVKLIDANININRDLIKKDFHKNKDELMKQTNSTAKFVKYYDFSKYNPCFFY